A region of the Candidatus Schekmanbacteria bacterium RIFCSPLOWO2_02_FULL_38_14 genome:
TGTTGCCTCACCTATTATTTCAATTTTTCTAACTACTGCACTTGAAGTTTTATCATCCTGTACAAATTTATCGAAATCTATGCCTTTTATAAATTCATCGATTCTCGCAATACACTCCAGTATGTCCTTAATAAAAAGTTTATAGTCCCTTTTCATATATAAACAACCTCTTCTAAGATTATATCTTTCAATTCTGGTCTTATTCCCTCTTTCCTTACAAGATCCACTTTCTTCTTCAAAATCCTTGTGAGATATCTTTCAATTTCAATAAATTTGAGAAGGTCTGGAACTTCCTCAAACTCAACAAGAATATCTATATCGCTTCTCTTTCTCTGCTCACCTCTGATGAAGGAACCAAATATCCCTATCTCTTTTACCTTGTATTTTTTATACAGTTCTTCTTTATGTTTTCTCAGTACTTCATTAATTTCTTTGATTGATTGCATTTTTATCACTCCCTGCTGCCTGTCTGCCGTGCTGGCACAGGCAGGTTAGCATCTATATTCTACATCATAACCTTTACTTCCTCTCAAACAATTCTTCCTGTTTTTTGACTTCTGTTTTCTTTATTTCCTTCCCATAGCTTTCTTTCCCATATAGGAATCCCTGTATCATTTGCTTTTCCTTATCTCCATCTGGCAGAACTTCAGAAATTGCCTGTGCAACCTACCAGAATGAATTGTTGCTTAAATTTCCAGTTCTAGCAAGAACCTCTGTAATTGCTTTTCTGTTATTCTGCTCCCAATAGAGAAGATAGGCATGGAGAACATCAATCATTGAGAACGGTACCTCAGCATGCACTTTGTTACCCTAAGATTATGAAATTTGTCAACAGGAAAGAAACTGATATTAGCTAAAAGATTTGAAGAATAAACAATCAATTAAATGAACTACCCCGCAGCAGAGCTGCGAGGTATCAAAGTCTCCCCTCCCTTGATGGGAGGGGACTAAGGGGAGGGTGAAAGGCAAACCAATCACCCCCACCCTAACCCTCCCCCATCAAGGGGGAGGAAACTCTGGGAGACTCCGATGCAAAGCTTCGAGGAATTCTTTGGTTCAATCCTTCTGATAGGGCAATTTGTGTATAATACAGAATCCCCTGTAAATCTGCTCAAGAAGAAACAGCCTTACCATTTCGTGGTTTATTATCATTGCCGAAAGAGAAAGTTTTTTATCAACCCTTTTTAATACCAGCGGATTAAGCCCGTAAGTTCCGCCTACAACAAATTCAATCTCTCTACCTGTTTCAATCATCTGCTTTTTCAAAATAGCGCTGAAAGCCTTTGAATCCATCATCTCCCCTTCTGAATCAAGAACGATTTTAAAAGAAGAGTTTTTAAAAGATTTTATAATTTTAATGCTTTCCTCAAGCTTTGCCCTTTCAACATCAACATTCTTTGTATACTTTTGGCTTGCTATTTCAACAATCTCAAGCCTTGTGAATCTTTTTATCCTTTTGACAAAATCACTGATTCCCTCTCTAAGATAAGCCTGTTTGGTTTTGTCAACCCATATTATTCTTATTGCCATTAAATCCAACTCCTTTATAGACTGCTTAAAAAGGAGATAACGAGCGTCATTGCGAGGAGCGACAGC
Encoded here:
- a CDS encoding nucleotidyltransferase translates to MQSIKEINEVLRKHKEELYKKYKVKEIGIFGSFIRGEQRKRSDIDILVEFEEVPDLLKFIEIERYLTRILKKKVDLVRKEGIRPELKDIILEEVVYI